GCGCACCGTGGCTGTTTTCCGGCGACACCCTGTTTGCGGGCGGATGCGGCCGCCTGTTCGAAGGCACGCCGGGCCAGATGGCCGACTCGCTGGGCAAGCTGGCCGCCCTGCCCGACGATACCGAGGTATTTTGCGCGCATGAGTACACCTTGTCCAATTTGCGCTTCGCTAACGCCGTCGAGCCGGGCAATGTGGCCTTGCAGGAACGCATCGCCATCGACACGGAAAAGCGCCAGCAGGGTTTATCGACCGTGCCGTCAACCATTGCCCTTGAGAAGGCCACGAACCCCTTCCTGCGCTACCGCGAACCGGCCATCCTGAGCAGCCTGAAGGTGGAAGGCAAGCTGACCACCGATGCTTCGCCCGTCGAAGCGTTTGCAGCTTTGCGGATGTGGAAAAATAAT
This window of the Janthinobacterium agaricidamnosum genome carries:
- the gloB gene encoding hydroxyacylglutathione hydrolase — protein: MTHSPEHALSVLAVPAFADNYLWLIHDGRHAAVVDPGDAMAILDALKADQLTLSAILLTHHHADHTGGVPELLQHFAVPVFGPRNEAITAITEPLAEGDVAYVPELGLQMTVIDVPGHTKGHIAYVRQRDERSGAPWLFSGDTLFAGGCGRLFEGTPGQMADSLGKLAALPDDTEVFCAHEYTLSNLRFANAVEPGNVALQERIAIDTEKRQQGLSTVPSTIALEKATNPFLRYREPAILSSLKVEGKLTTDASPVEAFAALRMWKNNF